A single genomic interval of Littorina saxatilis isolate snail1 linkage group LG17, US_GU_Lsax_2.0, whole genome shotgun sequence harbors:
- the LOC138952028 gene encoding small ribosomal subunit protein mS34-like → MVTRFVGREPIFRGKTLYELCCNLKNFGEGRVVYRHIYVNFPETSYYRLTNVQPDMSDPTRQAGTAWAEKVYRGQELGMSRIDVGYKFDWFMVPKEDEAEFCKITAVLPKKEKPPKHFDCPPLLELLTRTDMKKMGESPSSDLFRLALHSKTHSKLKNH, encoded by the exons ATGGTGACACGATTTGTTGGCAGAGAGCCGATTTTTCGAGGCAAAACTTTATACGAACTGTGCTGCAACCTCAAAAACTTCGGTGAAGGACGAGTGGTGTATCGTCACATTTATGTGAATTTTCCGGAGACCAGCTACTACCGTCTTACCAACGTTCAGCCGGATATGTCCGACCCA ACTCGCCAGGCAGGAACTGCATGGGCTGAAAAGGTGTACAGAGGTCAGGAGCTGGGTATGTCGCGCATCGATGTTGGCTACAAGTTCGACTGGTTTATGGTACCCAAAGAAGACGAAGCAGAGTTCTGCAAAATTACAGCGGTATTGCCCAAGAAAGAAAAACCACCAAAGCACTTTGACTGCCCCCCATTATTGGAGCTTTTGACAAGGACTGACATGAAGAAGATGGGAGAATCACCAAGTTCTGACCTGTTTCGACTGGCTTTGCATTCAAAGACACACAGTAAACTGAAGAATCACTGA
- the LOC138952558 gene encoding uncharacterized protein: MDLEEARHLRRTKPNFLGVNSARRSPTSAHGHSLLDNSNGNSEEDGRLLDNPDERNDELGENVDDGIVDNFAKIPFEDLSDEDLEVLLLLDDAKFLRQADEHIVIKLLQEQHQALYASGQHGLRRKKRFLGLGLLFGVLGKLVLGAKAAVVYTAANIPSIATTYALSTVAENFFSGMVRSDTTRSEQHITQLYIRTGNYTVALQDFQNFRLDNVRSISNGETGTMEDLRFTVQNGNPPTLKVRSHDGTLVREVRYEEAESEEAESEEAA; this comes from the exons ATGGAtttagaggaggccagacatcTAAGACG GACAAAACCAAACTTCCTGGGTGTGAACAGTGCTAGAAG gagccccactagtGCCCACGGCCACTCTCTGCTGGACAATAGCAATGGAAATTCTGAAGAAGACGGACGGCTTTTGGACAACCCGGATGAAAGGAACGATGAACTGGGCGAAAATGTGGACGATGGCATTGTGGACAACTTCGCGAAGATTCCATTCGAGGACCTGAGCGATGAAGACCTGGAGGTGTTGTTGCTGCTAGACGACGCGAAATTTCTGAGACAAGCTG ACGAGCACATTGTAATAAAGCTGCTTCAGGAGCAACACCAGGCGCTGTATGCCTCGGGCCAGCACGGCCTCCGCCGAAAGAAAAGGTTCCTCGGGCTCGGTCTTCTGTTTGGGGTCCTCGGCAAGCTCGTTCTTGGGGCTAAAGCGGCTGTTGTCTACACAGCGGCAAACATTCCCTCAATCGCCACTACTTACGCCCTTTCAACTGTGGCGGAGAACTTCTTCAGTGGAATGGTTCGTTCGG ACACGACGCGTAGCGAGCAGCACATCACTCAGCTCTACATTCGCACAGGCAACTACACCGTGGCTTTGCAGGACTTCCAGAACTTCCGACTCGACAATGTCAGATCCATTTCCAACGGCGAAACTGGAACCATGGAAGACTTGAGATTCACAGTCCAGAATGGCAACCCACCAACTCTGAAGGTCCGCAGTCATGATGGTACACTGGTGCGAGAGGTCCGCTATGAAGAGGCGGAGTCAGAAGAGGCGGAGTCAGAAGAAGCTGCATGA